In a genomic window of Mycolicibacillus parakoreensis:
- the exaC gene encoding acetaldehyde dehydrogenase ExaC has product MTVYARPGSPDAVMSFESRYGNFIGGQWEPPVAGRYFENVSPVTGQVFCEVARSDGDDVDKALDAAHAAAPAWGKTAPAERAQVLLAIADRIEANLDALAVAESWDNGKPIRECLAADLPLAADHFRYFAGVIRAQEGTLSQIDEDTIAYHFHEPLGVVGQIIPWNFPLLMAVWKLAPALAAGNAVVLKPAEQTPASILYLMSLIGELIPPGVVNVVNGFGEEAGKPLASSNRIAKVAFTGETSTGRLIMQYASTNLIPVTLELGGKSPNIFFSDVLAASDAYQDKALEGFVGFALNQGEVCTCPSRSLIQADIYDEFLELAAIRTKAIRQGDPLDTTTMVGSQASKQQLDKVLSYIAIGREEGATVISGGERADLGGDLAGGYYVQPTIFGGDNTMRVFREEIFGPVVTVTAFGDYDEAIAIANDTLYGLGAGVWSRDINTAYRAGRDIRAGRVWTNCYHVYPAHAAFGGYKQSGFGRENHKMALEHYQQTKNLLVSYNDQALGLF; this is encoded by the coding sequence ATGACGGTCTATGCACGGCCCGGTTCGCCGGATGCGGTGATGAGCTTCGAGTCGCGGTACGGCAACTTCATCGGCGGGCAGTGGGAGCCCCCGGTGGCCGGGCGCTACTTCGAGAACGTCTCCCCGGTGACCGGCCAGGTGTTCTGTGAGGTGGCCCGCTCCGACGGCGACGACGTCGACAAGGCCCTCGACGCCGCGCACGCCGCCGCACCCGCCTGGGGCAAGACCGCCCCGGCCGAGCGCGCGCAGGTGCTGTTGGCGATCGCCGACCGCATCGAGGCGAACCTCGACGCGCTGGCGGTGGCCGAGTCGTGGGACAACGGCAAACCGATCCGGGAGTGCCTGGCCGCCGACCTGCCGTTGGCCGCCGACCATTTCCGCTACTTCGCCGGGGTGATCCGTGCCCAGGAGGGCACCTTGTCCCAGATCGACGAGGACACGATCGCCTACCACTTCCACGAGCCGCTCGGGGTGGTCGGCCAGATCATCCCGTGGAACTTCCCGCTGCTGATGGCGGTGTGGAAACTGGCCCCCGCGCTGGCCGCCGGCAACGCGGTGGTGCTCAAACCCGCCGAGCAGACCCCGGCGTCGATCCTGTACCTGATGAGCCTGATCGGGGAGCTGATCCCGCCCGGGGTGGTCAACGTGGTCAACGGGTTCGGTGAGGAGGCCGGCAAGCCGCTGGCCTCGTCCAACCGGATCGCCAAGGTCGCGTTCACCGGGGAGACCTCCACCGGCCGGCTGATCATGCAGTACGCCAGCACCAACCTGATCCCGGTCACCCTGGAGCTTGGCGGCAAGAGCCCCAACATCTTCTTCTCCGATGTGCTGGCCGCCTCCGACGCCTACCAGGACAAGGCGCTGGAGGGGTTCGTCGGGTTCGCGCTGAACCAGGGCGAGGTGTGCACCTGCCCGTCCCGGTCGCTGATCCAGGCCGACATCTACGACGAGTTCCTCGAGCTGGCCGCGATCCGCACCAAGGCGATCCGTCAGGGCGACCCGCTGGACACCACCACCATGGTCGGCAGCCAGGCCTCCAAACAGCAGTTGGACAAGGTGCTGTCCTACATCGCGATCGGCCGCGAGGAGGGCGCGACGGTGATCTCCGGCGGCGAGCGCGCCGATCTGGGCGGCGACCTCGCCGGCGGCTACTACGTGCAGCCGACCATCTTCGGCGGCGACAACACGATGCGGGTCTTCCGGGAGGAGATCTTCGGCCCGGTCGTCACCGTCACCGCGTTCGGCGACTACGACGAGGCCATCGCCATCGCCAACGACACCCTCTACGGGCTCGGTGCGGGGGTGTGGAGCCGCGACATCAACACCGCCTACCGGGCCGGGCGCGACATCAGGGCCGGCCGGGTGTGGACCAACTGCTACCACGTCTACCCCGCCCACGCGGCGTTCGGCGGCTACAAACAGTCCGGGTTCGGCCGGGAGAACCACAAGATGGCCCTCGAGCACTATCAGCAGACCAAAAACCTGCTGGTCTCCTACAACGACCAGGCGTTGGGCCTGTTCTGA